In Rhodoferax koreense, a genomic segment contains:
- a CDS encoding ATP-binding protein, with protein MSESELISLQRANKALHALNESLRSAQNQLLQSERLASIGQLAAGVAHEINNPIGYVFSNFGTLETYLERLFEMLEAYEQAEAALAGSAVATRLAALRTRVELDYLKQDIPMLMGESKEGLSRVRKIVQDLKDFSRADTRQEWVWAALHQGIDSTLNIVANEIKYRADVRREYGALPDIECLPSELNQVFLNLLVNAAHAVGPERGLIVVRSGTAGNEVWIEVEDDGCGIAPEHLPRVFDPFFTTKPVGRGTGLGLSLAYGIVQKHQGRIDVRSEPGRGACFRVTLPVRRPLAEGVAA; from the coding sequence GCTGAACGAAAGCCTGCGCAGCGCGCAGAACCAGTTGCTGCAGTCCGAACGGCTGGCGTCGATCGGGCAGCTCGCCGCCGGCGTAGCGCACGAGATCAACAACCCGATCGGCTACGTGTTCTCGAACTTCGGCACGCTGGAAACCTATCTCGAGCGCCTGTTCGAGATGCTCGAAGCCTACGAGCAGGCCGAAGCGGCGCTGGCCGGCAGCGCCGTCGCAACGCGCCTGGCGGCATTGCGCACGCGCGTCGAGCTCGACTACCTGAAACAGGACATTCCGATGCTGATGGGCGAGTCGAAGGAAGGGCTGTCGCGCGTGCGCAAGATCGTCCAGGATCTCAAGGACTTCTCGCGTGCCGACACCCGTCAGGAGTGGGTGTGGGCCGCGCTGCACCAGGGCATCGACTCGACGCTGAACATCGTCGCCAACGAGATCAAGTACCGGGCCGACGTTCGCCGCGAATACGGCGCCTTGCCCGATATCGAATGCCTGCCATCGGAGCTCAACCAGGTGTTCCTCAACCTGCTGGTGAACGCGGCCCATGCGGTCGGCCCGGAGCGCGGCCTGATCGTCGTGCGCAGCGGCACCGCCGGGAACGAGGTCTGGATCGAGGTGGAGGACGACGGTTGCGGCATCGCGCCCGAACACCTGCCGCGTGTCTTCGACCCCTTCTTCACCACGAAGCCGGTGGGCCGCGGCACCGGCCTGGGCCTGTCGCTGGCCTATGGCATCGTGCAGAAGCACCAGGGCCGCATCGACGTGCGCAGCGAACCGGGCCGCGGCGCGTGCTTTCGCGTCACGCTTCCGGTGCGGCGCCCGCTCGCCGAAGGTGTCGCGGCATGA
- a CDS encoding response regulator, producing the protein MTAANPPWTLLAVDDEPNILAALRRVFRATGWRILTAGHAQAALALLATEPVNAVLSDMRMPDMNGV; encoded by the coding sequence ATGACGGCCGCCAACCCGCCCTGGACGCTGCTCGCCGTCGACGACGAGCCGAACATCCTGGCCGCACTGCGGCGGGTGTTCCGCGCCACGGGCTGGCGCATCCTGACGGCTGGACATGCGCAAGCGGCGCTGGCGCTGCTCGCCACCGAACCCGTCAACGCCGTGCTGTCTGACATGCGCATGCCGGACATGAATGGTGTGTAG
- the guaA gene encoding glutamine-hydrolyzing GMP synthase produces the protein MQHQKILILDFGSQVTQLIARRVREAQVFCEVHPCDVSEEWIREYAKDGQLKGVILSGSHASVYEDTTDKAPQLIFDLGVPVLGICYGMQTMAYQLGGKVEGGHKREFGFAEVRAHGHTKLLEGIQDFATGDGHGMLNVWMSHGDKVVELPPGFKLMASTPSCPIAGMADEARGFYAVQFHPEVTHTAQGKALLERFVLRICGTRADWIMGDYIEEAVARIREQVGDEEVILGLSGGVDSSVAAALIHRAIGDQLTCVFVDHGLLRLNEGDMVMEMFVGKLHAKVIRADASELFLGKLAGVSDPEAKRKIIGGEFVTVFKEEAAKLKAGTGGHKGATFLAQGTIYPDVIESGGGKSKKAVTIKSHHNVGGLPEQLGLKLLEPLRELFKDEVRELGVALGLPPEMVYRHPFPGPGLGVRILGEVKKEYADLLRRADAIFIEELRNFRDEATGKSWYELTSQAFTVFLPVKSVGVMGDGRTYDYVVALRAVQTSDFMTADWAELPYALLKKVSGRIINEVRGINRVTYDVSSKPPATIEWE, from the coding sequence ATGCAACATCAAAAAATCCTCATCCTCGACTTCGGCTCCCAGGTCACACAGCTGATCGCGCGGCGCGTGCGCGAAGCCCAAGTGTTTTGCGAGGTCCATCCCTGCGACGTCAGCGAGGAATGGATTCGTGAGTACGCCAAGGATGGCCAGCTCAAGGGCGTGATCCTGTCGGGCAGCCACGCGAGCGTGTACGAAGACACGACAGACAAGGCGCCGCAACTGATCTTCGATCTGGGCGTGCCGGTGCTCGGCATCTGCTACGGCATGCAGACCATGGCCTACCAGCTCGGCGGCAAGGTCGAGGGCGGACACAAGCGCGAATTCGGTTTCGCCGAAGTGCGTGCGCATGGTCACACCAAGCTGCTTGAAGGCATCCAGGATTTCGCCACCGGCGACGGCCATGGCATGCTCAACGTCTGGATGAGCCATGGCGACAAGGTGGTCGAGTTGCCGCCCGGCTTCAAGCTCATGGCCAGCACGCCGAGCTGCCCGATCGCCGGCATGGCAGACGAGGCCCGCGGCTTCTACGCCGTGCAGTTCCATCCCGAAGTCACCCACACGGCGCAGGGCAAGGCCTTGCTGGAGCGTTTCGTGCTGCGCATCTGCGGCACGCGTGCGGACTGGATCATGGGCGACTACATCGAGGAGGCTGTCGCCAGGATTCGCGAACAGGTGGGCGACGAGGAAGTCATCCTCGGCCTGTCCGGTGGCGTCGATTCCAGCGTGGCGGCCGCGCTGATCCACCGCGCGATCGGCGACCAGCTCACCTGCGTCTTCGTCGACCACGGCCTGCTGCGGCTGAACGAGGGCGACATGGTGATGGAGATGTTCGTCGGCAAGCTGCATGCGAAGGTCATCCGCGCCGATGCAAGCGAGTTGTTCCTCGGCAAGCTGGCCGGCGTGAGCGATCCGGAAGCCAAGCGCAAGATCATCGGCGGCGAGTTCGTGACCGTGTTCAAGGAAGAAGCCGCCAAGCTGAAGGCCGGCACCGGCGGCCACAAGGGCGCGACCTTCCTGGCCCAGGGCACGATCTACCCGGACGTGATCGAATCCGGTGGCGGCAAGAGCAAGAAGGCCGTCACCATCAAGAGCCACCACAACGTCGGCGGCCTGCCCGAGCAACTCGGCCTGAAGCTGCTCGAGCCGTTGCGTGAACTGTTCAAGGACGAAGTGCGCGAACTCGGCGTGGCGCTCGGCCTGCCGCCGGAGATGGTCTACCGCCACCCGTTCCCCGGCCCTGGCCTGGGCGTGCGCATCCTGGGCGAGGTGAAGAAGGAATACGCGGACCTGCTGCGCCGCGCCGATGCCATCTTCATCGAAGAGCTGCGCAACTTCCGCGACGAGGCCACGGGCAAGAGCTGGTATGAGCTCACGAGCCAGGCTTTCACGGTGTTCCTGCCCGTGAAGAGCGTGGGCGTGATGGGCGACGGCCGTACTTATGACTACGTGGTTGCACTGCGCGCCGTGCAGACCAGCGACTTCATGACGGCCGACTGGGCCGAGCTGCCCTACGCACTGCTGAAGAAGGTGTCCGGCCGCATCATCAACGAAGTTCGAGGCATCAACCGGGTCACTTACGACGTGAGCAGCAAGCCACCTGCCACCATCGAGTGGGAGTAG
- a CDS encoding HD-GYP domain-containing protein has protein sequence MLTLRQVAERQQLEADKDALERLTQRQNDELKAMNAGLETRVALRTEELATANGRLKRNYLTSIKAFTALIELRDSAQVGHARQVADLARRIAQVMALDAEAARDLPIAALLHDIGHIGLSDAVLTRPLHRLGGDELRRYRLHPVLGEQALLASDDMQGVAPLIRSHHERWDGRGFPDGLCGAAIPLGARILAVADTYEDLRSGRIDGQAQSPLDARRAVIAGRGSRFDPNVIDAFAGLFSAAPPSPSAPSLRLRTAELRAGQTLTEDFMSPEGVLLLSAGQRLNEDLIDRIRAFERRNGLTLTLAVQ, from the coding sequence GTGCTCACCCTGCGCCAAGTCGCCGAACGGCAGCAACTCGAAGCCGACAAAGACGCCCTCGAGCGGCTTACCCAACGGCAGAACGACGAACTGAAGGCGATGAACGCGGGACTGGAAACCCGCGTCGCCCTGCGCACCGAGGAACTGGCCACCGCCAACGGGCGGCTCAAGCGCAACTACCTGACCTCGATCAAAGCCTTCACTGCGTTGATCGAGTTGCGCGATAGCGCCCAGGTCGGGCACGCGCGCCAGGTCGCCGATCTGGCGCGCCGCATTGCGCAAGTCATGGCGCTCGATGCCGAAGCCGCGCGCGATCTGCCGATTGCCGCGCTGCTGCACGACATCGGCCACATCGGCCTCAGCGACGCGGTGCTGACGCGGCCACTGCACCGGCTCGGCGGCGACGAACTGCGCCGTTACCGGCTGCACCCGGTGCTCGGCGAGCAGGCCCTGCTGGCCAGCGACGACATGCAGGGTGTCGCACCGCTGATCCGCTCCCATCACGAGCGTTGGGACGGACGAGGTTTCCCGGACGGACTGTGTGGCGCGGCGATCCCGCTCGGCGCCCGCATCCTGGCGGTGGCGGATACCTACGAGGACTTGCGCAGCGGCCGCATCGATGGCCAGGCGCAGAGCCCGCTCGATGCCCGCCGCGCCGTGATCGCCGGGCGCGGAAGCCGGTTCGACCCGAACGTCATCGATGCCTTCGCAGGCCTGTTTTCGGCCGCGCCACCCAGCCCGAGCGCGCCGTCGCTGCGCCTGCGCACCGCGGAACTGCGCGCTGGCCAGACGTTGACAGAGGATTTCATGTCACCCGAGGGCGTACTGCTGTTGTCGGCCGGCCAACGGCTGAACGAAGACCTGATTGACCGCATTCGAGCCTTCGAACGCAGAAATGGCCTGACGCTGACACTGGCCGTACAGTGA